The Palaemon carinicauda isolate YSFRI2023 chromosome 43, ASM3689809v2, whole genome shotgun sequence genome window below encodes:
- the LOC137633493 gene encoding uncharacterized protein, whose amino-acid sequence MPDEKPWFFKCWGIGHISRYCAAPEKCAFFAAEHDSRTCPHRPPVPPTVVDSSSASTSTPLPLPTPDSSHWKCPRCNEPGVNVWHGCTRRSGSASNQLIAQQLPVPSIKPTVTASSQVTTLRNAVDVLKSQCDSLTSRFEAIESRLESMDTRIDSLVTSFDNLTSKFATNDNTLQSLVEAQQVVITSVTTLTEKLDSLATHLESVTNPHTGPLPRDTPPMHTRVTTASSSSRRSSKGHVR is encoded by the coding sequence ATGCCAGACGAAAAGCCATGGTTTTTCAAATGCTGgggtatcggtcacatctcacgatactgtgctgcccctgaaaagtgtgcattttttgctgctgagcatgacagtcggACTTGCCCTCATCGGCCCCCTGTACCACCCACAGTGGTTGACAGTTCTTCAGCATCAACATCAACCCCATTACCTCTACCTACACCGGACTCCTCGCATTGGAAATGCCCAAGATGTAATGAGCCTGGTGTCAATGTGTGGCATGGCTGTACCAGGCGTTCAGGCTCTGCATCGAACCAGCTTATTGCACAACAGCTTCCAGTGCCATCAATCAAACCCACTGTTACTGCCTCCTCACAAGTGACTACACTTCgtaatgctgtagatgtcctcaagtctcaatgtgactcccttacatcacgttttgaagccattgaatctcgtttagagagcatgGATACTCGCATTGACAGTCTCGTAACCTCCTTTGACAatctaacttctaaatttgctactaATGATAACACACTACAATCTCTTGTTGAAGCTCAGCAGGTTGTTATCACATCAGTTACTACACTAACTGAGAAACTTGACTCACTTGCTACACATCTTGAGAGTGTTACTAATCCCCATACAGGACCTTTGCCACGTGATACACCCCCAATGCATACCCGTGTCACCACTGCCTCTTCATCTAGTCGCCGTTCTTCCAAGGGACATGTTCGATaa